A part of Streptomyces sp. DSM 40750 genomic DNA contains:
- a CDS encoding class III extradiol dioxygenase subunit B-like domain-containing protein, with protein MLVAAAVCPCPPLLVPAVAAGAAPELDPVRDACADALGVLAAARPDRLVVVGAAEPGGPYPEGSRGSFRGFGVDLDVRLGRGGGTASPEARLPASLVVAAWLLDRTDWAHAPVEGLGVGEPLAVERCIQIGRDIAGSAERVALLVMGDGSACRTLKAPGYLDDRAAGFDAEIARALAAADIAALKALDTGLAREMQASGRAPWQILAGAAEEAGLGGSLLYDDAPYGVGYLVAAWS; from the coding sequence ATGCTTGTAGCCGCTGCCGTGTGCCCCTGCCCTCCGCTGCTCGTGCCGGCAGTCGCCGCAGGGGCCGCGCCTGAGCTGGATCCGGTGCGGGACGCCTGTGCGGACGCGCTGGGGGTGCTCGCCGCCGCTCGGCCCGACCGGCTGGTGGTCGTGGGCGCCGCCGAACCCGGTGGACCGTACCCGGAGGGCTCTCGCGGCTCGTTCCGGGGTTTCGGTGTGGACCTCGACGTCCGCCTGGGGCGCGGTGGCGGCACGGCGTCTCCGGAAGCCCGGCTGCCCGCCTCCCTCGTCGTCGCCGCCTGGCTGCTGGACCGCACCGACTGGGCCCACGCCCCTGTGGAAGGTCTCGGTGTGGGGGAACCGCTCGCTGTCGAGCGGTGTATCCAGATCGGACGGGACATCGCCGGGTCGGCCGAGCGGGTGGCCCTGCTGGTGATGGGCGACGGCAGCGCGTGCCGCACGCTCAAGGCCCCGGGGTATCTGGACGACCGCGCGGCCGGCTTCGACGCGGAGATCGCGCGCGCTCTCGCCGCCGCGGACATCGCGGCCCTGAAGGCGCTGGACACCGGGCTCGCGCGAGAGATGCAGGCCTCCGGTCGCGCCCCCTGGCAGATCCTGGCGGGCGCCGCCGAGGAAGCCGGCCTGGGCGGCAGCCTCCTGTACGACGACGCGCCCTACGGGGTGGGCTATCTGGTGGCCGCCTGGTCGTAG
- the miaA gene encoding tRNA (adenosine(37)-N6)-dimethylallyltransferase MiaA: protein MSSAVPPPRVIAVVGPTAAGKSDLGVFLAHRLGGEVINADSMQLYRGMDIGTAKLTPGERDGVPHHLLDIWDVTVTASVAEYQRLARARIDALLAEGRWPILVGGSGLYVRGAVDNLEFPGTDPDVRARLEEELTLRGSGALHARLAAADPEAAHAILPSNGRRIVRALEVIEITGRPFTANLPGHDSVYDTVQIGVDVARPELDERITRRVDRMWDAGLVDEVRSLTAQGLREGRTASRALGYQQVLAALAGQCTMDEARAETVRATKRFARRQDSWFRRDPRVHWLKGGLADLRELPQLALALVERPVTA from the coding sequence GTGAGTAGCGCAGTTCCCCCTCCGAGGGTCATCGCCGTCGTCGGACCGACCGCGGCCGGAAAGTCCGATCTGGGTGTCTTTCTGGCCCATCGCCTCGGCGGCGAGGTCATCAATGCCGATTCCATGCAGCTCTACCGGGGGATGGACATCGGCACCGCCAAGCTGACCCCCGGGGAGCGCGACGGAGTCCCGCACCACCTCCTGGACATCTGGGACGTCACGGTCACCGCCAGCGTCGCCGAGTACCAGCGGCTCGCCCGCGCGCGCATCGACGCCCTCCTCGCCGAGGGCCGCTGGCCGATCCTGGTGGGCGGCTCCGGGCTGTATGTCCGCGGAGCCGTCGACAACCTGGAGTTCCCCGGCACCGACCCCGACGTCCGCGCCCGTCTGGAGGAGGAGCTGACCCTGCGCGGCTCCGGCGCGCTGCACGCCCGGCTCGCCGCCGCCGACCCCGAGGCGGCGCACGCGATCCTGCCCAGCAACGGCCGCCGGATCGTCCGCGCCCTCGAAGTGATCGAGATCACCGGAAGACCGTTCACGGCGAACCTCCCGGGCCATGACTCGGTCTACGACACCGTCCAGATCGGCGTCGACGTGGCGCGCCCCGAACTCGACGAGCGCATCACGCGCCGCGTCGACCGCATGTGGGACGCCGGACTCGTCGACGAAGTGCGCTCCCTCACGGCGCAAGGGCTGCGCGAGGGGCGTACGGCGTCGCGTGCGCTCGGCTACCAGCAGGTCCTCGCCGCGCTCGCCGGGCAGTGCACCATGGACGAGGCGCGTGCCGAGACCGTACGTGCCACCAAGCGCTTCGCGCGCCGCCAGGATTCATGGTTCAGGCGCGACCCGCGGGTGCATTGGCTCAAGGGGGGTCTCGCCGACCTGAGGGAACTTCCGCAGCTCGCACTGGCGTTGGTCGAACGACCGGTCACAGCCTGA
- the miaB gene encoding tRNA (N6-isopentenyl adenosine(37)-C2)-methylthiotransferase MiaB → MTNSSDRSQAVGVKTYEVRTYGCQMNVHDSERLSGLLEEAGYVRAPEDAGEGNADVVVFNTCAVRENADNRLYGNLGRLAPMKTARPGMQIAVGGCLAQKDQDTIVKKAPWVDVVFGTHNIGKLPVLLERARIQDEAQVEIAESLEAFPSTLPTRRESAYAAWVSVSVGCNNTCTFCIVPALRGKEKDRRTGDILAEIEALVGEGVSEITLLGQNVNAYGSDIGDREAFSKLLRACGKIDGLERVRFTSPHPRDFTDDVIAAMAETPNVMPQLHMPLQSGSDTVLKAMRRSYRQERYLGIIEKVRASIPHAAITTDIIVGFPGETEEDFEQTMHVVREARFTQAFTFQYSKRPGTPAATMENQIPKQVVQARYERLVALQEEISWEENKKQVGRTLELMVAEGEGRKDGATHRLSGRAPDNRLVHFTKPDQEVRPGDVVTVEITYAAPHHLLAEGAVMDVRRTRAGDAWEKRNAAPAERPSGVMLGLPKIGVPEPLPVAATGGCGVGQ, encoded by the coding sequence GTGACCAACAGCAGCGACCGGAGTCAGGCAGTGGGCGTCAAGACATACGAAGTACGCACTTATGGATGTCAGATGAACGTCCACGACTCCGAGCGCCTGTCAGGTCTCCTGGAGGAGGCCGGATACGTGCGCGCACCCGAGGACGCCGGCGAGGGCAACGCCGACGTCGTCGTCTTCAACACCTGCGCCGTACGGGAGAACGCCGACAACCGCCTCTACGGCAACCTCGGCCGCCTCGCCCCGATGAAGACCGCCCGCCCCGGCATGCAGATCGCCGTCGGCGGCTGTCTGGCCCAGAAGGACCAGGACACCATCGTCAAGAAGGCGCCCTGGGTGGACGTCGTCTTCGGCACGCACAACATCGGCAAGCTGCCCGTCCTGCTGGAGCGCGCCCGTATCCAGGACGAGGCCCAGGTCGAGATCGCCGAGTCCCTCGAAGCGTTCCCCTCCACGCTGCCCACCCGCCGCGAGAGCGCCTACGCCGCCTGGGTCTCGGTCTCCGTCGGCTGCAACAACACCTGCACGTTCTGCATCGTCCCGGCCCTGCGCGGCAAGGAGAAGGACCGCCGCACCGGCGACATCCTCGCCGAGATCGAGGCCCTGGTCGGCGAGGGCGTCTCCGAGATCACCCTGCTCGGCCAGAACGTGAACGCGTACGGCAGCGACATCGGCGACCGCGAGGCCTTCAGCAAGCTGTTGCGGGCCTGCGGGAAGATCGACGGTCTGGAGCGGGTCCGCTTCACCTCCCCGCACCCCCGCGACTTCACCGACGACGTGATCGCGGCCATGGCCGAGACGCCGAACGTGATGCCGCAGCTGCACATGCCGCTGCAGTCCGGCTCGGACACGGTCCTGAAGGCCATGCGCCGCTCCTACCGCCAGGAGCGCTACCTGGGGATCATCGAGAAGGTCCGCGCCTCCATCCCGCACGCGGCCATCACCACCGACATCATCGTGGGCTTCCCCGGCGAGACCGAGGAGGACTTCGAGCAGACGATGCACGTGGTCCGCGAGGCCCGCTTCACCCAGGCGTTCACCTTCCAGTACTCCAAGCGTCCCGGCACCCCCGCCGCCACCATGGAGAACCAGATCCCCAAGCAGGTCGTCCAGGCCCGCTACGAGCGCCTCGTCGCCCTCCAGGAGGAGATCTCCTGGGAGGAGAACAAGAAGCAGGTCGGCCGCACCCTGGAGCTGATGGTCGCCGAGGGCGAGGGCCGCAAGGACGGCGCCACCCACCGCCTCTCCGGCCGCGCCCCCGACAACCGCCTGGTCCACTTCACCAAGCCCGACCAGGAAGTCCGCCCCGGCGACGTCGTGACCGTCGAGATCACGTACGCCGCCCCGCACCACCTCCTCGCCGAGGGCGCCGTCATGGACGTGCGCCGGACGCGCGCGGGCGACGCCTGGGAGAAGCGGAATGCCGCGCCTGCGGAGAGGCCGTCGGGTGTGATGCTGGGGCTGCCGAAGATCGGTGTTCCGGAGCCGTTGCCGGTGGCTGCGACGGGTGGCTGCGGCGTCGGTCAGTAG
- a CDS encoding antitoxin: MGLLDNVKSKLSPAKDKVSHLAQKHEGKIQHGLDKAAHTVDKRTKGKYSDKIQSGTGKAKHAMDRLAHKDDGGGVTPPHSGGGHTRRSPGGDSTPPPPAS; the protein is encoded by the coding sequence ATGGGTCTGCTGGATAATGTGAAATCCAAACTCTCCCCGGCCAAGGACAAGGTCTCGCACCTCGCACAGAAGCACGAGGGCAAGATCCAGCACGGTCTCGACAAGGCCGCGCACACCGTCGACAAGAGAACCAAGGGCAAGTACAGCGACAAGATCCAGTCGGGCACGGGCAAGGCGAAGCACGCCATGGACCGACTCGCGCACAAGGACGACGGCGGCGGCGTCACGCCCCCGCATTCGGGCGGCGGCCACACGCGTCGGTCTCCGGGCGGCGACTCCACGCCACCGCCTCCCGCTTCCTGA